The genome window cgccaATGCTCGTGGACTACGGTAACGGCGGTTTCCTTGCCAAAAAGGGCACCGCTTCCTACAACGccaacagcaacggcgcgGCTGATGAGTCGAAGCTTGTGCGTGACATGACTGCCACCGTACACGACGCATTTCTgggctgcgccgcggtgaTGCCGCCCACAGGACTACGTTTTCTTCTCGATAAGGTGGCGGCAACGTTCATCCCGGAGTATGGCAACACGCTCTACCGTCTACGCAGGCTGCCGGATGATGGTGTCAGCTGTATGCGtgtcgatgcggcggcgctggagaagacATTCTTGCAGTTGCCCAACTACAACGACCCTGCCCGCTTTGCCGCGTCGGCTCTGACGGGGTACATGCGCCTGGTGCGCAGGGAGTTTGACCAGCTGAACCGCGCTctgaaggtgctgcaggtcgACGCGCGCACCGACGCTTTTATCGACGTGTACTACGAAGTTGTTCTGCCGGAGAACCGGTCGATTCACAACTTCGTTCGCCTGGTGGAGCTTAAGGGACTGCGGCGCGAAGATGTGCGGGCGTGGGTGGCCACCCTGTCAAAGCGTGGCGTCGTGGAGGCAACGAAGCGGGACCTCCAACGCGAGGCGTCGCTTGGGCTTTCCACTGGCGTGTCCTCCAGCGCTAGTGCCACCGGGGCAGCAGGGAGTGCCACGTCCATCGCCAGCGGTGTTGGTCTGAACTTTGCGGCGCTCTTCACACGTGATGCATCCGCTTCTCTGGCGCCATCGCGACTCCCCCACAcaggcgcggcgccgtcacccACCACCGGAGGTcacttttccctctccaACCTCGTTTCCACCATTGGCAGTGGTGAGTTGAACAACACAGCAGTGAGCAGCGATGGCGCACGAGCGACAACCTCGAGGGAAGGCACGACTGCCGCGGTCGCCGGAAACGgcgccgcggaggaggagggcctCGGATCCATCTTTGCTACGGTGGCGCGGAACACGGCCACCTCCATGAACTTCTTGAACAAGTTCAAGCGTGGTGAGGGAAAGTCATGACGCAACGGGGGATGAGAGGTGGGGCACAAGGCTTCCTTGGTCGGTCAAACTAGAGAATTACTGGAAAGCCACGCTGCTGGACGACGTGGGTAGCACAATGACAGCGAGGCCGTCACGGCTCGCACGTGGGACGAGTTTCGTTTTTCAAGTGCTTTTTTTAGGtgctatttttttttttgcttccttTTCCGCTTCTCGTTGCGTtggcacacgcgcgtgtgtgtgggtggcggctgtgcagctgcatgCCTAACGTGTGCCTCTACATGACTATCCCGTTCGATCGGTTTCCCGTGACACGAAGCAATCGCCCGACAACGACTCGAAGACACGAACGATGACCACACAGCAAAACTTTCCCGTCCTTTCGAGGACACTGAGAGCTGCACATATGGCTGGGGACTCGGTTGCATGTACCTTCCTCTTATGCATCCATTTCTCTTAGCACGTAGTCGATCTGCACCGCCACTGTACACCACTAGGAGTCCGGCAGAAGGCGCGGTGCTTAAACAGCCGAGAAAAGGTCCCCGTCTCGTTGTTGGGCAGACAGGCTGatctccgctgccgccaaTGGTGATACTTGTCGGTTCAGGAGGCGTAGCGACAGGCAAGTGCCTCTCAGGGCCCGAGAACACGTCTACCCTCCTCATCTATGTGGATCTGCCTTTACCCCAACTTCACCTCCTCAGCACTGAACCAATGAGATTTTTTCATACAGTTgtactccctccctctcccgccgTCTTCCTTCTATAATTCTACGACACACGTACACCCGTCTGCTAAAATGAATCGCTTCACCGCCACCCTCCACCATCCTCTTACTGTCTCGGCGCTTTCCTCGCTTTACCGCCCTACCCGCGCACCTGGCCACTACTGCAtgacccctccccccacccactcgtcaccaccaccacctcctcccccctcctcctcctcctcctctgcccccgcaccaccaccactgcggcAGACACCAGCCGGCGCACCCTAGCAcagcaccccctcccctccaccatCCATCATGTCCGCCTACCagagcagcaacaccgccgaggcacgccgcgccgagtgcgcgcgcctgcagGCCAAGTACCCCGGCCACGTCGCTATGAGCGCTTTCCTGGCCGACTTTGCCGTTCACTGCTTTGCCAGCGAATCTGGCGGTATCTAACCAGCAGCGCTTCTCGAGTGGATGCGCTGTAGGACGTAGGTGGCGCTCCTGATCATCTCACTGGACGCTATGTGATCCATATTTTCGTTATGTGTGCCTTTGCACATgtgtctcttcctctttttcttttggaAGCCTGCGCAGCCACTTGCATGGATCGTCTCAGGCGTCGTGCGGTTACTGTGCTGCGCATACGGCACCTGCCGTGCCCTACCTGCTATCATGTGTACACGTCCTAATTGCGTAATGAAGAAACGAGCGAAAAACGCAGCAAGGCGATGCAACTGCTTGCAGTCCACAGCCAGGGTGAGTGTTTTTTGTGTTCTTGTGAAGGGCACTATTGTCGCGTGAATTCTCAGCAGTGATGGTAGTTTCCGACGCTGCAGGTGTCTGAGGCTGGTCCCTCGGACTAACCGTGCGCCCCTCTAGTGTCTGACTCTGCCTATGATGGCGCCAcgagttttttttttttgagttCTTTCCTGTCCTCCCGTACACCCTCACGCAGTCATTGACACCCTTCTTTCTCGGCTGCCATCCGCGTCGTCTCTTGTGAGTTTCGTTTCCCTTATACTCGTTTCCCTCACTCCATGTGCACTTCGCTCGTGGTAAAAGGTCCGCCGTCGTTCTTTCCTCttgccctcttctcgctgctcGCCGTATCTGCGGGTCTCTTGACCGCTCTCTGCCCTCCGTGTATCTCTCGCTGTTCGTAGCCTCCCAAGCCAGTTCTTGATGCGGACACTGTGGAAAGCACTAGTGCTAAGTGGCGACTACAAGACGGTCTCTCACAAGGCCCTCCGCGGCGAGTGTAAGCAGCCGCTGGCAGAACACCACGGCGTGGGGCCCATCGTCGTCGAGTCGGTCAACGGCTGCGTGCAGCTCCTGTGCCGGTGACGCGGCGACACAGTGGTGGAGCCGGAGGTGACGGTGCTTGGCGTGGTGGTACTGGCCTGCGCGAAGCTGGGTATGGTTGCTGGCGACTCCTCGCCTGCCCCTGACACGACGCTGGCGGACGTGCACGACCCATGCCGGCACGACGACAGCTTCCTCTACGCTGTCTGTAAGGGTGAGGCGTCGATGGGGACACCCCAGATCTAGTGCGTGAGCAGCACCCGCGAGTATCTGCAGGGCACCCTGAACAACCTCGACCTCATAGCCGGCCTCTTCTGAGCTGCATCGCCTGCTGCAAGGGCTTGTCGCCGTAAAGGCTGGGTACGGGCAAAGTTTGCTTCTGCGAAGCTGAtgcacgccgcagcgccacggcaGAGACTGGAGCACAGTTTTAAAGGGCAAGCTTTATTCCCCACCctcactcctcccccccccccccgtgaAGCGTTTGTTCTGCCTCACCATTTCTCTGCTTGCTTCTTTATGCGCGCTTGTTTTGTTCAGTTGAACCCATTCACGCCTCCACACGCCGTCTCTGTGTGGaagcctctctccctctcctccactctctccctgcGTGTGTAGTGGCAAATCCCATTACGattgttgttgttctgtGTGGATGTATAGAAAAATCGCTCGTGGCGCTGTCTCTTGGAGTCTTTCCACCCCTGCtccggtgcgtgctgctaGTGCCGGTGgtgctttttctctctcgtcccGCTACCGCCTCCCATCCCAACCGCTCCGCATGCGCGAACGGACGGGCCTTCTTGACTTGGCACCAGTAACCTGTGAGGGCTGCTCTTCTAAGACGGTGCTGAGTAGCAGAGCGTCTGCCACTAAAAGTTGATACTCCGCCTGACTGATGCCCACTTCCTCTTCCAATCTCTCTGACGCGCACTCCTCCCATAAATATGCATCTGGGAACCTTCTGCGCTCACACTGCTAGAACTgttcccccaccccaccacccaccccgccAACGCCATCCCTCACGACGCGAACGCACGCCCTATTTCCGCATCGTCCTCTCTCCAAAGCACCCGGTATCCCTCGCAGATCACTTACGCCACCTCAACCCTTCTGTCCCACCCTGCCCGCATGTCTGTGTACCGATCGCTGATCTCCGCGGACGCGCGCCGCGCGGAgtgcgagcgtgtgtgccgcGAGCACCCTGAGCAGGTGCCCGTGGTGGTCGAGTCGGCCAACTCGAGCCACATCCGCTTCCTCGCCATGCCGCGCGATGCGATGGTAGCCGACCTGGAGGCTACGGTGCGCCAGACGCTGGGGGCTACAAGCAAgaaggtggcgctggcgaTCGAGGGCTGCAGCCCTGCGGCGATGACAATGGTTGGTGACATCTTCGACGCCTACAAGCAACCCGACGGCTTCCTCTACGTCTCGTGCGCGCGAGAGTCGGCTATGGGCGCCAAGGACGTTTGCTGTGTTGGCGATACAGGCAAATTTTTTGAGGACATCGAGAATAACCCGAACCTGCTTGGCTCCATGTAAGCTCCGCCGGACTCTATCACGGATGATCCTTCTCTTATGGTTCACGACTCCAGGCGGCATTTTGCAGGTGgaaggctgctgcgtcgATGTATACCACGAATCTGACAcgccttttttttgcccGTCTGGTCACCTGTCCCAGTTTTTTTCGCCGTTCGCGTGTCACGCAGGACATCTCCGAGTTGGGAGAATGGCGCGGGTGATGCGAGCGCATCGGGTTTGcttcctttttcctctcaccttctctccttttctttctttttgccctctctttctggcACTGCcagccccccttcccaccccccttttgcCTCCTTCACCTGTCGTTgtcttccccccacccaccccctccttcacAGAAAAGCGTAAGGACGGGCTCGCATCATTTGTGTgtcggaggagggggtggggggaaggaTGGCGAGCGTATAGGGTGACGTACTGGACGGGGTGGAGATGGAGAGGGGCCATCGCCGCACCCCCTCGCTTCCTCTAGTGCCTCGTGCAAATTGTCCCGGTGACGTAGCCGAGGGTTCGAGCCGTAGCCCTACGCCGCTACGAGGACGAAGGCACCATGTTTGCCTCCACACTATTTGGTGCTCCTCCCACCTTGTCTTACGTACCGCTCTTGTGGGGGAGAAGGCAAGGTcacgtgtgcttctctcGGTGCACTCCTGCAGTTCTGGctacctctccccctcctcgcgcTCGCCTTACCGTACTCCTCTACAGTCTCTcgctcggctgctgcggtcgaTGTACGTTCGTATTACTCCCGtggtgactgtgtgtgtgtgtgtgtgggtgggtgggtgtatcTCTCGCTCATCCAAAACGCACACATCGGGATGCGACGTGGACATGCACCCACCCTGCGCCAAAAAACTTCTGCAGCGTGCAGATACgcaaggtggtggtggggaagggggtcaTATTGTTTCCTTCCTATCTTCTCCCCTCGACATTTCTTTTCCTGCGGTGGTGGTTTGTTTGCTCGCACACCACAGCCCCTTGCCCCCCTCTTcgtgcctcctccctttcgtctctctcccacgtGTTCGACGCCCGGTGCGTAGGTCGATGAGAACAAGTGGTGAGTCGTGCTGTCGACTTCCTCACATGCCTTTATATAACATGACGCTGTCCAGGGAGACCAATGCGCAATATTCCTTTGGCTGTTGTTGCTCcgtttggggggggggggagggtttGCTTGTTTCCGCTCCTCGGAAAGCCCAAGTGAGGAGCAGGAAGGTGAAGCAGGGCTCCCGCCCAGCCTCATGTTGACCTTCTTGCTCTTTTGCTGGTGCCCTctgcgcgtgggtgcgtgaAGTCATTTCCCCCCTTTACACTCCCTCCTCTTGGAACCTCGCTTGCTTCAACTCTCATTCTCCGGCCCACGCCCATGTGTCTAGTTTACTTGGCCCACTTTATGTTACCCTCTTCAAGCCTCACCTTCCCATTATGGTCTCCCTTACGTCCCTTTCTCCATGTGGCTCACCTCGTGGCTCTCCCGTTTCGTCCCTCCCGAAACAAACTCGCGATGTCCTCACCAGTACCCGTTGTGCTTCCCAGTGAAAAACCTACATCGCTACGTGATGCTCCATCATGCCTTTCCActcaactctctctctctctgtatgtgaCTGCCTTCCACTTCACCTTCACCACCTACATACACATTCAGCGACACCCCGCTCCATAGTCCCTCCGACGTCCTTCAGCCCCAcacaccacccaccccaGAATAAAAAAACACATCACCTTCCATACCACCTCCTCTACACTCGCTCGCCTGCCCATCCACGTTCCCTTTTCCCCGATATCAGAGGAGGTCCNNNNGGNNNNNNNNNNNNNNNNNNNNNNNNNNNNNNNNNNNNNNNNNNNNNNNNNNNNNNNNNNNNNNNNNNNNNNNNNNNNNNNNNNNNNNNNNNNNNNNNNNNNAAGACGGGACTAGACCCGAACGAGCTGCAAGGCATCATCCCGCGCGCGTGCATGGACCTGTTTGACGGCCTCCGTGCGAAGCGCGCCAAGGACTCCGACTTCACGTACCGCGTGGAGGTGTCGTACTACGAGATCTACAACGAGAAGGTGTTCGACCTTATCCGGCCGCAGCGCAACACGGACCTGAGAATTCGTAACTCGCCCAACTCCGGCCCGTTCATCGAAGGGCTGACGTGGAAGATGGTGTCCAGGGAAGAGGACGTCGCCCGCGTGATTCGCAAGGGCATGCAGGAGCGCCACACGGCTGCGACGAAGTTCaacgaccgcagcagccgcagccacgcCATCCTGACCTTCAACATTGTGCAGCTGTCGATGGACGACTCCGACAACGCGTTCCAGATGCGCAGCAAGCTGAACCTGGTGGACCTTGCGGGGTCTGagcgcaccggcgccgctggagccGAGGGCGATGAGTTCCACGACGGGGTGAAGATCAACCAGTCGCTCACGGTGCTGGGCCGCGTGATTGACCGTCTGGCGGACCTGTCGCAGAACAAGGGGGGCGGCCTTAGCATTCCGTACCGCGACTCGAACCTGACGTGGGTGCTGAGCGACTCGATTGGCGGCAACAGCCAGACCTCGATGGTGGCCACCATCTCGCCGCACTCGATCAACTTCGACGAGATGCGCCAGACCATCATGTACGCATGCCGTGCGCAGCAGGTTCTCAACAAGGCGCGCCGCAACGTGGATCCAATGATCATGCAGCTTCGCGAGCTGCGCGCGCAGGTGGCGGACCTGGAGCTGCGGCTGAAGGAGGCGGGTGGCAGCAACTACACGAACGAGCACGTGCGCGGATTAGAAAAACGCATAAAGGACCTCGAGTGGCAGTGTGGTGAGCAGGAGCGCATCATCAGTCAGCTACGTGCGGAACTGGAGAGTGCCGGCATCGCTGATCCAACGCTGATCGGGAAGCCCTCGGCGCGCGGGGGAGcgggtgctgcaggtgcggaAGGCGGGTCTGCTGGTGCGGGCGAGGGGCAGGGCAGCGTGAGTGCCACGACCTACCGCCGTACCaacgagcagctgcagtcggAGTTGACATCGGCGAACATGGAGATTGTGCGGCTGCAGAGACAGTTGCTGGAGTCTGAGAGGACGAAGTCCGGCAAGCTTGATGTAGACGCTGAAAGCACTATTGCGAAGCTCCAGGCCAAGTGCGACCTCTACCGCAGCACCTTTCATGACTGGGAGGTACATCTGAATCACTACAACGCATACCATTGGCGGTGGTCCACCGACTACCTCTTTGGCGCCTTCGAGGACAAAATGAACGTACTGATCCGTCAGTGCCAGAATTTGATGATGGACAAGGACGCCTATGTGATGGACACGCTGAGTCGCGGCGAGAGTGAGCAACTTCGTGAGACGGCTAAGattcagcggcagcacctcgccgAAATATCTGCGCTGACGGCGCAATACCGAGAAGCGATAGAGAAAGTGAAGAAGGAgtacgcagagagagaggaagagcgggcGAAACGGCAGAAGGGGGCGTCGAGCAACTCCGAGTCACGCATGCAAGCCACACGAGATACCTTCGAGCAGGAGAAGCGCCGCTGGGTGCAGGAGCGGGAGAACATGAAGCTTAGCTACGAAGAGAAGCTGGCGACTGTGCGTGCTGAGTACCAGGATGATCTGAAGCGGTTGCGGGAATCGCTGGCGTCGACGACCAGTGATCGCCAGCGCCAgggtctctctctgcaggagctgcaggagcgtcACGAAGCGGAAATGAAAAACATCGAGCAGGACATGGCGCGGGAGCGTAAGCGACacgaggcggagctggcgatgcTAAAGAAGCAAATGAGCACCGAGCTGTCGCGCAAGGAGGAGCAGATCACCGCGCGTGATACGCAGGCACAAAGAacggaagaagaagcggcgaagctgcgccgcgacAACTTGAAGCTACAGACCGATATGCGAGCCAAGGAGCGACAGCTGAACACCGAGATCAAAGACCTCCTTCTGAAGCAGGAGAACATGATCGCTGTGCTGACCACCATTATAGGCAACTACGAAAAGAACCCAACGAACCTCAAGGAGGACATCGAGGCCCTGCGTGCCTTCGTTAGCGACAAGGACTACGCGGCCTTCCGTGCCAAAGCAAAGGAGATGGCATTCCGTGACCCGGCCAGCCGACGGCCGTCGGCGTCGATGCGGAACCCCGGCTCCGTCGACGAGCAGCTCAGCCGCGAAATGGATGGGATTCGTAGCGCCATCGAGCACATGCGCAAGACCCGTAGAGATCAGCAGGCGAacctgcagcaggtgcagcagcacgtgtACGAGCAGCTCTCGCGCAGCCGTGGCTTCCAGCCTAGCGAAGAGGTGAACGAGAGGTTGCACGATGCTAACACGGCCACTCAAAATGGCAAGAAGCCTGTGTAGCGAAGAAGGGGCGCCGGACTGGGAAAGGGCGAGTGCGTGTCGGCGCTCGCGAGGCTGTCGCACAGGAGGAGCTTTTGGTATGTGCGTGTCGGGGTGCACGTGTCGCGATGTTGCCTACTTGCTCATCTGCTGTCTTCATTTTCTCGTTGCCTCTCCCGTTCCCATGTGGCTCTCCGACACCGCTCCCCTTCCAAGCCTCTCCGAGCTGATCTATTAGTAAAAGAAGTGCAGGGATGGAGAAGGATTCATTGCCCACACGCCCACCTCACGGCATTGCGTCCGCTTTTCCTTACCttttcgcctcctccttttgCTCCCACTGCTGAGGTGCGACTGCCTCTTGCCCAGGAGCTTGTCCTCTGGGTGCACTTCTGCATTGCACGCCGCGCCGTGACCTCTGCCTCACTTTTTGGTACTCCTTTCGGTGTTGTTACGCCATCCTAGCCTTTCCCCATCATCGCTCTACCTGTACATGTATAAAGCCAGCATCGTCAGCTGCGTTGCCTGTGTGACGGTagtctcctctctcgtcgTTGTTCACCGTCGTGCCATCCCTGTTTCCCCAAAAGTGCCCTTGTTGGGTATTGTGCCTCTCTAGAAGAAGGCGTCAGTGTGCAAAGAGGTGAAATGCGGGCTACCCGTTGCCTGCCAAttttttgtctctctcttcttcagctgGTGGGTGTGCATGTTGGGTcgtctctccttcaccccccaccccctgttTCAGaactcttttttctcttccttgtgcccccctccttctccgacacgtacgtgcgtgcgcagcccGTTCtcatggcagcagcagcagcggcaggagatGTACGCAATGGGCAACAGTCATCCCGCATTGCCCGTGtcactcctctcttttttttctctctcctttcgtgccccctctctctctccttcactttTGGTGCGCTGGCTGCGAGCATCTGGGGCAGCGGGGGGAATGTACGGGGACACGAGAGACCTGCTCGTGTTCGATTTGGCCTCTCGCCTCGTAGAGGTGAAGGGCTGCACAAAgggcggagctggagaagcgtagacggcgaggaggaacCAACGGCGGAGAAGTGGGCGTGCGCGCATGGGAAAACGCCTGCGTAGGACTTTGCATAGAGCGACATCTCTCTTGTGTGGGACAAGAGAGATGTAATTGGCATAATTTTGCTTGCCTGCTTTGGCCTTTGTTCATCAGCGTGTACTCCGCTTGATGATGCCTGacctccccgcccccccccctcgctaTGTGTGtggaagaagggaaggggaagcggggggttggtgcgtgtgtgtgctctggTCTCGGCTGTACTGCTATCCGACTTCTGTTTGGGTTGTTGGTGGCTTTGgcacaggaaaaaaaagcgcaccTGCAACGAACAGCCTCAGAAAAGGAGTAAAGCAAGCGTGAAACGgcacaaaaaaaaggccGAGAGGGCCCCTCTCGCGTGCTCGttcactccccccccccccctcccctcccctcccctctccccctcgtcctcctcctctacttTCAGGGGGCCACTAGccctttgtttgttttctgGGTTTCCTCTTGTTCTGTTCGTTTCTGGTTGTtgatgtttttttttggggggggggggggggaatgtTCACTCTGAGTGCTCTTTTTGTCCGCATTTGATGTCGTGATGGGCTACTTGTTTCTCCTGGTCCTtactccctcctctctccttctcccaccACTATTTCCCCCCGTCAGTATGTCCCTGAGGTGGCTTACctcatcctcatcctcgtcccctccccccctcccgcttccctgcatgtctctctcttcttccgaCATACCGCCTAAACAACTAAAAGTGCCTTGTACGAATGCAcctgtatgtgcgtgtgtgtgtgcaggtcGGTGGGTGTGGATGGGTTAGCCTCTACACATGTGCTGTTGTCCatctttttttcctgtttcttctttgcttgtTGCCTTCACTTACATCTTTGGTGCGCGTTTGCACCTCCTCTAGTGctcctgtctctctctctctctctttcacagCGCACATTACTTCGCTAGATTTCACCGTTCTTGCTtgtttcatttttttttttgccacccccccccttccctgttGGCCATCACCCACGGCTTGATTTCCTCTCTGCTCTTGCAAGCGAAAGAtggggcagcggtggctcgTCGGTGATGACCGTGTGTGGCGTGTCTCCTTTGTAGCTTCACAAATTCTCTTCagtctcctccttttcttttttttttcgtgcgCATCACTCGGGCGAACGCAGAGGATCAGCGCACAGTTGCCTCTTGTTGGTCTGTTTGTCTTCCTCGTTACTCCCCGCTGTGCAATCCACCTGTGTCGTGGCGCATGCGGGCAGGCCATCCAGGCacgcccttcccctcccccctcctggGTAGCATCGACGGCAACGGAAGCTGCAGACAGCGagcccccccaccaccaccaccactcaaGGCTGCAACGTCGTGCTGATGCAGGCCCCGGGATCCAAAAGTGGGAGGACtatgcacacgcactgctcaccaccgctggcaCGGTGCACCGCATCCACGCGTGTCATGGAaaggtgagagggggagagccaGGAGTGGTGGACGAGCGTGGCGCGAAGGCGTCCATACGAATCGGCCCCgcttgcgtgtgcgcgcgaaGCATGCGGCACCTCTGCCATCCGACCGGGTGGGCCGATGCGCCGCAGATGCCGGCAGCAGGACGAGGGCGCCCCGAATCGCACCGTCGAGCCCTCCAGACTCCGAGGTATATAGTCGCCGCACCATGCGATGGGGTGCGGCGGCTTTGAAGCGACTGAGGGCGAGGCACGGCATAGAGGCAGGGTGCAGCGTCTccaggggggaggcgggacCCTGGCCTGAAGCTGGCCCGATCCGACGGCAGGACGGATTGTCCTAGACAACCCGAGGTTCAGCCGCAGTGCAACAGCGCGGCATCGAtgggctgcggtggtgtgcgcgtctcGGGTGTGACTGGCTCGttgtggggtgggggggggggggggggcggacaCGCTGGACAGAGAAATCCGTTGTTTGCGACTCGACTcgctccctccttctccttttcacCATCCTCTTGCCCGATGACAAGTGAGGCTCtgtcgtgcgtgtgcgtgttcggGTGGTTCGCGTGAGTGCATTTGGGGTACTGTGGCGCCTTTCTTTgactgtttttcttttttcatttttttaTCGTTGTTTGTGTCGTGTGCTTCGTGCCGGTGTCCGGATCTCTTCTTGggtggttttttttttgctctttgGTTCTGTGGTCTCTTTTCCATTGTTTGCTAGAGAAGAAgtaccccccctccctacccCTTCCTTCTGGTACTGTCCTCCGTTCTAAGGAACCTCGGAAACACTtccgctcccctcccctcagcTAAAGAACAGCTCAaacatttttttcttttgtaAAATCAGAGAGGTCTTGCGTTGCACAGACAACTGCTGTCAAACAACACACCACAGCAGTCGCCGTACATGTAGCTCAAGTGTGCGCTTGTATGTCGACGCCTGTGTGGATGTGTCCATTGCTGGATTGTTTCCTTTGCTCTTCCGCCCCTTCCTGTGTAAAATAATTTCAACAATATCGATCAAGCCAACACACACGGCTCTCGAAGGAAACGACCCGTCCCCCTACGctaccccctcctctgtTGGTTGCGCCACAACACGCGCTGTCATCTCATGCTCGGTTGCAGTATGCGTTATAGTCCGGCAGCCTAAAACGagcaaacagaaaaaaaagctgaTCAACGAGTAGACCTCAGAAAGCATCCGCACCTGGCCTCCTCATCGTCGCAGGCGATCAAGAGAATGCACTTCAACACTATACACATATGCGGAGCTTTTCGCCGTTTTGTTTTCTATAGCTACATTCACTCCCATTTGAGGATTTCGTGACCGCATTCTTGTTGTCGTGGTCCCAACTGCGCAAAGGTGTTTGTGGGTGTACCACCAGTCGCCCATTGCGCACCAAAGTATAGAGCACAAGTAGTTTCATGTAAGGTGAACACTTGCATCCGTATGACGTGCTTCTTAGCTTCTCCTACTACTCGGCCAAAGAtcacttccccctccccctggaAGCAAACGCCTGATCTGTTCAATCCACACTTTTCCGATGTCTTAGCCACCTCTatcctccccctttcccctcctaCTCGCCTTTCCCAACTACCATGACGCTGAtatacacgcgcacacgtgtgcagcAACCCAACGGCGGCCCtcaacaacagaaaaagataaagaagaaaaacgatCAGCGTTGCATAAAATTTTTTAGAAGGCCTCTCACCCAAGGTAAACACAATAGAGGAGCTCCGTCATACGCATACACATACAGCCACACATCCATACACAGTTGATCAAACTGCTCTGCTTGCCGCTCTTTCTTTGTTTACtctgagtgtgtgtgcgtgtgcgcgtgtgtgcgtccaCACGTACTCAGCTGCTCtttaggtgtgtgtgtgtgtgtgtgtgtgtgtgtgtgtgtgtgtgtttccccTATTGTCTCGTGGGTGTTTTCTTTCGCGTTAGAAAACTCATCGTTGCGACACGCAAGCCGTCGCAGTACCGGCGCCACCCCACATAAAGAGAAGCCCACCTCTGGGTGGGTATGTATGTTTGTTTGGGTGATTGTTTGCTAAAAGACTCTGTGAGAAGGGTGCGGGTGCTCGCGCTCTCTTGTTGTCTCCATTGCTGgcttttctgtttttcgGCAGGTATACACGTCCTTatgccgtttttttttttctgctttgcGTCTGTTTGTCTTCATTTTGTCTCCCGCGTGTCTGTGAGCGTCTCTCCCGTCATAC of Leishmania braziliensis MHOM/BR/75/M2904 complete genome, chromosome 19 contains these proteins:
- a CDS encoding putative kinesin — encoded protein: KTGLDPNELQGIIPRACMDLFDGLRAKRAKDSDFTYRVEVSYYEIYNEKVFDLIRPQRNTDLRIRNSPNSGPFIEGLTWKMVSREEDVARVIRKGMQERHTAATKFNDRSSRSHAILTFNIVQLSMDDSDNAFQMRSKLNLVDLAGSERTGAAGAEGDEFHDGVKINQSLTVLGRVIDRLADLSQNKGGGLSIPYRDSNLTWVLSDSIGGNSQTSMVATISPHSINFDEMRQTIMYACRAQQVLNKARRNVDPMIMQLRELRAQVADLELRLKEAGGSNYTNEHVRGLEKRIKDLEWQCGEQERIISQLRAELESAGIADPTLIGKPSARGGAGAAGAEGGSAGAGEGQGSVSATTYRRTNEQLQSELTSANMEIVRLQRQLLESERTKSGKLDVDAESTIAKLQAKCDLYRSTFHDWEVHLNHYNAYHWRWSTDYLFGAFEDKMNVLIRQCQNLMMDKDAYVMDTLSRGESEQLRETAKIQRQHLAEISALTAQYREAIEKVKKEYAEREEERAKRQKGASSNSESRMQATRDTFEQEKRRWVQERENMKLSYEEKLATVRAEYQDDLKRLRESLASTTSDRQRQGLSLQELQERHEAEMKNIEQDMARERKRHEAELAMLKKQMSTELSRKEEQITARDTQAQRTEEEAAKLRRDNLKLQTDMRAKERQLNTEIKDLLLKQENMIAVLTTIIGNYEKNPTNLKEDIEALRAFVSDKDYAAFRAKAKEMAFRDPASRRPSASMRNPGSVDEQLSREMDGIRSAIEHMRKTRRDQQANLQQVQQHVYEQLSRSRGFQPSEEVNERLHDANTATQNGKKPV
- the ATG8A.1 gene encoding putative ATG8/AUT7/APG8/PAZ2 translates to MSVYRSLISADARRAECERVCREHPEQVPVVVESANSSHIRFLAMPRDAMVADLEATVRQTLGATSKKVALAIEGCSPAAMTMVGDIFDAYKQPDGFLYVSCARESAMGAKDVCCVGDTGKFFEDIENNPNLLGSM